Below is a window of Streptomyces sp. NBC_01429 DNA.
TGGCCCGGCTGCTGCTCCTCCGCTACGAGGCGGCGCTGGCGTCGGCGCCGGAGTCGTACGGCACGACGGCCCGCCACCAGCTCGCCGCCGTCTGAAGCGCCAAGCACCGAGCACCAAAAACGCAAGGCGAGACGCGAGACACGGAACACGAAAGGCGCGACACAAAAGGCGAGAGGCGAGACACGAAGAACCGCCCCTCGCCGCCCGTCACCCCCGTACGCCCCAATCCGCCCGTTCCGGTTACGGTCGGTGCATGGCAGGCATCTCGTACGACGACGCATCCACCGAGCGCTGGGCCGCCGAGCCCGACAAGCGTCCCGGCCGCACCGCGTTCCAGCGCGACCGCGCCCGTGTGCTGCACTCCGCCGCGCTGCGCAGGCTCGCGGGCAAGACACAGGTCGTGACGCCCGGTTCGTGGAGCCGGGAGTGGGACGCCAGCCCCCGCACCAGACTCACCCACTCCCTGGAGTGCGCCCAGGTGGGACGCGAGCTGGGCGCCGCCCTCGGCTGCGACCCGGATCTCGTCGAGGCCGCGTGCCTCTCCCACGACATGGGCCATCCGCCCTTCGGTCACAACGGCGAGCAGGTGCTCAACGAATTCGCCGCCGACTGCGGCGGCTTCGAGGGCAACGCGCAGTCGCTCCGCCTGCTGACCCGGATCGAGCCGAAACGCTTCGTCCGGCCTCCGGAGGGCGGCGACCTCGTCAGCGTCGGCCTCAACCTCACCCGCGCCGCCCTGGACGCCGCCACCAAGTACCCGTGGCCGCGCGGCGCCCACCCCACCGAGCCCGGCTCGGTGAAGTTCGGGGTGTACGAGGACGACCTGCCCGTCTTCGACTGGGCCCGCAAGGGCGCGCCGGCGGACCGCACCTGCTTCGAGGCGCAGGTCATGGACTGGTCCGACGATGTCGCCTACTCCGTCCACGACTTCGAGGACGCCCTGCACGCCGGCCATGTCGACCCCTCGGCGCTCTCCTCCGCGACCGAACGGGACGAGATCTGGACGGTCGCGATCGGCCGCTACGTACCGGCCGGGACCGATCCGCGGGAGCTGGCCGCCGCGCTCGACCGGCTCATGGCACAGGAGTGGTGGCCGCACCGCTACGACGGCTCCGCCCTCGCGCAGTCCCGTCTCAAGGACGCCACCAGCCAGCTCATCGGCCGGTTCTGCGAGGCCGCCGAGCGGGCGACCAGACAGCGGTACGGGACGGGCCCGCTCACCCGGTACGCCGCCGAACTGGTCGTTCCGCGCGCCGCCCGGCACGAGTGCGCGGTCCTCAAGGCCGTCGCGGACCGTTACGTGATGCAGCGCGCGGAACAGGAGAAGCTCCGGGCCGACCAGCGCGTCGTCCTCGCCGAGCTGGCCGAGGCGCTCACGGCCCGCGCGCCCGAGGGGCTCGACCCGCAGTTCCGCGCCCTGTTCGACACGGCCGGCGACGACCGGGCACGCAAACGCGTCATCGTCGACCAGATCGCCTCCTTCACGGACGCGGCGGCCCGCTCCCTGCACAGAGGGCTCACGAACCGCGTCTGACCGGCGGACACCAGCCGAACACCGTGGCACACCGGGCCGCCGGGCATGAGCCGCAGGCGCCCCTCATGCCTCACGGCCCCGGATACGGGCATATACCAGAGGAGCCGGATCACGGTGGGATCCCGACCGTGAGGCAGGCCCGAGGAGCGCTCCCCCTTTCGCCGTCAGGCTCGGTACGGGACGCTCGCAGATGGCGGCAGCGCGAAGAGGAGGCATCAAGTGGTCGACGCACATCGGACATTTGTCATCGTCGGCGGAGGGCTGGCCGGGGCGAAGGCCGCGGAAACCCTGCGCGCGGAGGGGTTCACCGGCCGGGTGATCCTGATCGGTGACGAGCGCGACCACCCCTACGAACGTCCGCCGCTGTCCAAGGGCTATCTGACCGGCGGCGAGGAGCGCGGCAGCGTCTTCGCCCAGGAGCCCGCCTGGTACGCGGGGGCGCAGGTCGAGCTGCATCTCGGCCAGGCCGTCACCGCCATCGACCGGGACGCCCGGTGTGTCCTCCTCGGCGACGGCACCTCCCTGCGGTACGACAAGCTGCTGCTGGCCACCGGCGCCGAACCGCGCCGGCTCGACATCCCCGGCACGGACCTGGCGGGCGTCCACCATCTGCGCCGGCTCGCCCACGCGGACCGGCTGCGCCAGGTCCTCGCCGCCCTCGGCCGGGACAACGGCCATCTGGTGATCGCGGGCGCGGGCTGGATCGGCCTGGAGGTCGCGGCGGCGGCGCGCGGATACGGCGCCGAGGTCACGGTGGTGGAGGCGGAGGCGACGCCGCTGCACCAGGTCATCGGCCCCGAGCTGGGCCAGCTGTTCACCGATCTCCACCGGGACCACGGCGTACGGTTCCACTTCGGCGCCCGGCTCACCGAGATCACCGGGCAGGACGGCATGGTCCTGTCGGCCCGTACGGACGACGGCGAGGAGCACCCCGCGCACGACGTCCTGGCCGCGATCGGCGCCGCCCCGCGCACCTCCCTCGCCGAGGCCGCCGGGCTCACCCTCGCCTCCCGGTCCGAGGGCGGCGGCATCGCCGTGGACGCCTCGCTGCGCACCTCCGACCCGGACATCTTCGCCGCCGGGGACGTGGCGGCCTTTCCGCTCACCGGCTGGGGCGGCACGCTCTCCGTGGAGCGGGTACGGGTCGAGCACTGGGCCAACGCCCTCAACGGCGGCCCGGCCGCCGCCCGCGCCATGCTCGGCCAGGACGTCGTCTACGACCGCGTCCCCTACTTCTTCTCCGACCAGTACGACCTGGGCCTGGAGTACTCGGGATGGGCGCCGCCCGGCTCGTACGACCAGGTGGTGGTGCGGGGCGACGCCGGAAAGAGGGAGTTCGTCGCCTTCTGGCTGAAGGACCGCCGGGTGCTCGCGGGGATGAACGTCAACGTGTGGGA
It encodes the following:
- a CDS encoding deoxyguanosinetriphosphate triphosphohydrolase, which codes for MAGISYDDASTERWAAEPDKRPGRTAFQRDRARVLHSAALRRLAGKTQVVTPGSWSREWDASPRTRLTHSLECAQVGRELGAALGCDPDLVEAACLSHDMGHPPFGHNGEQVLNEFAADCGGFEGNAQSLRLLTRIEPKRFVRPPEGGDLVSVGLNLTRAALDAATKYPWPRGAHPTEPGSVKFGVYEDDLPVFDWARKGAPADRTCFEAQVMDWSDDVAYSVHDFEDALHAGHVDPSALSSATERDEIWTVAIGRYVPAGTDPRELAAALDRLMAQEWWPHRYDGSALAQSRLKDATSQLIGRFCEAAERATRQRYGTGPLTRYAAELVVPRAARHECAVLKAVADRYVMQRAEQEKLRADQRVVLAELAEALTARAPEGLDPQFRALFDTAGDDRARKRVIVDQIASFTDAAARSLHRGLTNRV
- a CDS encoding NAD(P)/FAD-dependent oxidoreductase, whose product is MVDAHRTFVIVGGGLAGAKAAETLRAEGFTGRVILIGDERDHPYERPPLSKGYLTGGEERGSVFAQEPAWYAGAQVELHLGQAVTAIDRDARCVLLGDGTSLRYDKLLLATGAEPRRLDIPGTDLAGVHHLRRLAHADRLRQVLAALGRDNGHLVIAGAGWIGLEVAAAARGYGAEVTVVEAEATPLHQVIGPELGQLFTDLHRDHGVRFHFGARLTEITGQDGMVLSARTDDGEEHPAHDVLAAIGAAPRTSLAEAAGLTLASRSEGGGIAVDASLRTSDPDIFAAGDVAAFPLTGWGGTLSVERVRVEHWANALNGGPAAARAMLGQDVVYDRVPYFFSDQYDLGLEYSGWAPPGSYDQVVVRGDAGKREFVAFWLKDRRVLAGMNVNVWDVAEHIQRLIRSGEPQDLDALADPNVPLASLGG